A single Lactuca sativa cultivar Salinas chromosome 8, Lsat_Salinas_v11, whole genome shotgun sequence DNA region contains:
- the LOC128128094 gene encoding protein TIC236, chloroplastic-like — MGLRSGFVVKSVKEPFTRSKAIVRSLSTVWEEGLLLFQCSVFYAVISGVCLLLWYSQLKANTLIESKLFPSVCTTLSDYIQCDLHFCKAQSVSPLSITLESCWIGPHKEEFSCGEVPTLKLRFHPFSSLRTGTIVIDAVVYNRTLLAAQKRKYLWLGIPFTDGVLQKHLSTEEGIDNRTKIRRNAREKTAAQRSHSQT; from the coding sequence ATGGGATTAAGAAGTGGGTTTGTGGTGAAGTCCGTGAAAGAGCCTTTCACTAGAAGCAAAGCTATAGTTAGGTCATTATCCACAGTCTGGGAGGAAGGTTTGCTTCTATTCCAGTGTTCTGTTTTCTATGCTGTGATATCTGGTGTGTGCTTGTTGTTATGGTACAGTCAACTTAAAGCAAATACATTAATAGAATCAAAGCTTTTTCCTTCAGTTTGCACAACATTAAGCGATTATATCCAATGCGACCTTCATTTTTGTAAAGCTCAAAGTGTTTCTCCTTTGAGCATTACATTGGAGTCATGCTGGATTGGGCCTCACAAGGAAGAGTTCTCTTGTGGTGAGGTCCCGACTCTAAAATTACGTTTTCACCCCTTTTCAAGTTTGAGAACGGGAACGATTGTAATTGATGCAGTTGTGTATAATCGCACATTGTTGGCTGCTCAAAAGAGAAAATATTTGTGGTTAGGGATACCCTTTACAGATGGCGTTCTTCAGAAGCATTTGTCAACTGAAGAAGGTATTGATAATCGTACAAAAATCAGAAGAAATGCTCGAGAGAAAACTGCAGCCCAGAGGTCCCACTCTCAAACTTGA